Genomic DNA from Haloplanus sp. HW8-1:
GCGGAGGCCGACCTCCTCGGCGCCGAAGCAGACGATCCGGATCCGGCGGTCGAGGGGGGCGTCGCGGGCCTGGAGGGCACGGGCGACTTCGAGAACCGTCGCGGTGCCGGCGGCGTTGTCGACGGCGCCCTCGGCGATGTCGTGGGCGTCGACGTGGCTGGTCAGGTAGACGGCGCGGTCGGTGTCCGGGCCGACGTCGGCGCGGACGACGCCGCTCTCGGCCGGTGGCGTCTCGCAGTCGACGCGGACGGTGACCCGTTCGCCTTCGTGGCGGCGACACAGCCGCGAGCCGACCTCGCGGCTGACGCCGACGGCGGGGATGGGACCGAGCGGCGCGCCGTCGGTGCCGACGCTGCCGGTCGGCGCGAGACAGCCCGGGACGTGGTTGCGGAAGACGAAGGCGGCGGCGCCGGCCTCGACAGCCCGATAGTACTTCTCCCGCCGGTGGATGAACCGGTCGTAGTGGTCGGGGACCGTCGAGGAGACGACGGCTACCCCGCCGTCGAGGTCGGCCGCCTCGAAGTCGCCGGGAAGGCCGTCGCCACAGTCGACGAGACGGCCGGTCACGGCGCCGGCGGGACTCCGGGGAAGCGCGATGGAGTCGGCGTCGCCGTCCGCCGTTTCGACCGCACTCGATCCGCGGACCCACCCCTGGATGTCGAACGTCTCGACGGTCGCGTTTCGGGTGCCGACGTCGGCGAGGGCATCGCGCGTGGCTTCGAGCGCCTCTCGCTCGCCCGCACTCCCTGCCATCCGGTTCCCGATGTCGACCAGTCGTTCCAGATGCGACCAGCCGACGTCGCTCGTGAACGTCTCGCCGATCCAGCCGTTCATGGGCCACCCTGATCGTCCGGGCGGCTAACGGTTTCGGTCGGCGAGCCGGGGCACGTCGAACGTCGATGGAACGAGACACAGTCGTCGAACTCCAGACTGCCGATTCCGGGGGGTAGGAGCGCCGGATCCGGCAGGTCTTTACCCGCGCGTCCGCCTATGTGACAGCATGACGGGCGTTCGAGTCGCCGGCGTCGGATTGACGCAGTTCGGGCGATACCCTGAGCGCACCGGACGCGATCTGTTCGCGGAGGCGGCGCTCGCGGCCCGCGAGGAGTCCGGAATCCCCGGCGACGACATCGAGGAGATCAACTACGGCAACTTCATGGGCGCCCTCGCCGAGCGGCAGGGACATCAAGCGCCGCTCATGGCCGAGATGGTCGGCGTCGACTGTCCGGCCACCCGGTACGAGGAGGCGTGTGCGTCCGCCGGCGTCGCAGTGCGCGAGGCCGTCCGGAGCGTCCGCTCCGGCGAGAACGACGTGGTGCTCGCCGGCGGCTGTGAGCGCATGACGAACCTTTCGACGGCGGCCGTCACCGAAGGACTGGCGACCGCCGCCGACGAACTCTACGAGATTCGGGCGGGGATCACCTTTCCCGGCGCGTACGCCCTCATGGCGCGGGCGTACTTCGAACGGTTCGGTGGCGACAGGGAGGACCTCGCTCACGTCGCGGTGAAGAACCACGACAACGCGCTCCCCAACGAGTACGCCCAGTTCCACCGTGCGATCACGGTCGACGAAGTGCTCGACGCACCGATGGTGTCCGATCCCGTCGGCCTGCTCGACGCCTGTCCGGTGACCGATGGCGCGAGCGCACTACTTCTCGTCAGCGACGAGTACGCGAAAGCGCACGGGCTCGACGCCCCCGTATCGATCACGGGAACAGGTCAGGGTGGTGACAATCTCGCCCTCCAGGATCGCGAGGACCTCGCGGTCACGCCGGCGACCGAGCGGGCGGCGAGCGAGGCCTACGAAGACGCCGGCCGCGACCCCGGGGACGTGGACGTCGTCGAGGTCCACGATTGTTTCACCATCGCCGAGGTGTTGGCTCTGGAGGGTCTCGGCTTCTACGACGCGGGCGAGGCCGTCGGCGCCGCCCGCCGGGGGGAGACGACCGCCGAGGGCGAGCGGTCGGTGAACCTCTCGGGCGGCCTGAAGGCCAAGGGCCACCCCGTCGGTGCCACCGGCGGCAGTCAGATCGCCGAGATGACTCGTCTCCTCCGCGGCGATCATCCGAATAGCGACCACGTCGCGGACGCGACGGTGGGGCTGACCCACAACGCGGGGGGGACGGTGGCCTCCGCCGTCGTCCACGTACTGGAGGTGGACCGATGACTGACGCGGGTCACGACGAGTGGCTGGACGCCGTCGGCGACGGCGACGGCTACTACCTCCGCTGTCCGGCGGGTCACGGCTCGCTCCCGCCGCGGCGGGTGTGTCCCCACTGTGGATCGCCGGATCTCGACCGCCGGGAGCTACCGGCGACGGGGACCGTCAAGACGTTCACCGTGTGTTACGTCGGCGGTCCGGACTTCGAGGACGAGGAGCCGTACGCCACGGCCATCGCCGACTTCGGCGACGTGCGCCTCACGGGCGTCGTCCGCGGCGTCGATCCCGAGGACGTGAGCGTCGGGCAGGTCGTCGAACCGGCGGTCGGCACCAACTGTACGACGGGCGACCATCTGCTGGTGTTGCGGTCGCGGTAGGGCGCCGTCGGTCGGCGGTCGGGACGGCAGGAATCAGATCGCTTCGCGCGTCACGTCGACGAACTCGGCCGGGTACTCGACGTGTGGCAGGAGTTTGGCGTGGTCGAACACGACGAGTCGGGCGTCGGCCTCGTCGGCCAGGTCGCGACCCTTCGAGAGTGGCGGCAGCGTCGCATCCCGTCCCCACACCATCGTCACGGGGACCTCGGCGTCACGCAGGGCCGCCCCGAGGTCCAGCGCCGAGTTGCAGTGGCCGGAAACGAAGGAGGCGACGGCGAACCGGGCGTTGGGCTGGTGGGTGGATCGCCACTGGTAGTCGGTCCAGGCGGCCGACACCGATTCGGGATCGGCGTAGGCGTGATCCGCGTTGAAATAGCGGATCGACG
This window encodes:
- a CDS encoding M20/M25/M40 family metallo-hydrolase, coding for MNGWIGETFTSDVGWSHLERLVDIGNRMAGSAGEREALEATRDALADVGTRNATVETFDIQGWVRGSSAVETADGDADSIALPRSPAGAVTGRLVDCGDGLPGDFEAADLDGGVAVVSSTVPDHYDRFIHRREKYYRAVEAGAAAFVFRNHVPGCLAPTGSVGTDGAPLGPIPAVGVSREVGSRLCRRHEGERVTVRVDCETPPAESGVVRADVGPDTDRAVYLTSHVDAHDIAEGAVDNAAGTATVLEVARALQARDAPLDRRIRIVCFGAEEVGLRGSKREAERVDPEAVQAVVNCDGVCRGRTLQWYTAGFDALESAVEDVADRFGHPISIRPGQHPHSDHWPFVARGVPGLLVASDDGDRDRGWGHTRADTLDKLERRTLREGAIIVTEVAAALAAAERIDRREPDAIAADLERQDLAAGMRTTGDWPF
- a CDS encoding thiolase domain-containing protein — protein: MTGVRVAGVGLTQFGRYPERTGRDLFAEAALAAREESGIPGDDIEEINYGNFMGALAERQGHQAPLMAEMVGVDCPATRYEEACASAGVAVREAVRSVRSGENDVVLAGGCERMTNLSTAAVTEGLATAADELYEIRAGITFPGAYALMARAYFERFGGDREDLAHVAVKNHDNALPNEYAQFHRAITVDEVLDAPMVSDPVGLLDACPVTDGASALLLVSDEYAKAHGLDAPVSITGTGQGGDNLALQDREDLAVTPATERAASEAYEDAGRDPGDVDVVEVHDCFTIAEVLALEGLGFYDAGEAVGAARRGETTAEGERSVNLSGGLKAKGHPVGATGGSQIAEMTRLLRGDHPNSDHVADATVGLTHNAGGTVASAVVHVLEVDR
- a CDS encoding Zn-ribbon domain-containing OB-fold protein gives rise to the protein MTDAGHDEWLDAVGDGDGYYLRCPAGHGSLPPRRVCPHCGSPDLDRRELPATGTVKTFTVCYVGGPDFEDEEPYATAIADFGDVRLTGVVRGVDPEDVSVGQVVEPAVGTNCTTGDHLLVLRSR